One Nocardia farcinica genomic region harbors:
- the cmk gene encoding (d)CMP kinase, with protein sequence MSADTPLVVAMDGPSGTGKSSVSRRLATRLGARYLDTGAMYRVATLRVLRAGVELTDPAAIAAAVKELPLTIGTDPSREVIELDGEDVSAEIRGDAVTKAVSAVSAVPEVRDLLVAAQRDIAADARRIVVEGRDIGTVVLPAADAKIYLTASAEARAERRNQQNIREGRGDDYAAVLADVQRRDTLDSTRAVSPLRPAADAVLVDTSELTMDEVIDELSRVVAQQISTGSAQ encoded by the coding sequence ATGTCGGCGGACACGCCCCTGGTGGTCGCGATGGACGGGCCGTCGGGCACCGGCAAGTCCAGCGTGTCGCGGCGGCTGGCGACCCGGCTCGGCGCCCGCTACCTCGACACCGGTGCCATGTACCGGGTGGCGACGCTGCGCGTGCTGCGCGCGGGCGTGGAACTCACCGATCCCGCCGCCATCGCGGCCGCGGTCAAGGAACTGCCGCTGACCATCGGCACCGACCCCAGCCGCGAGGTGATCGAACTCGACGGCGAAGACGTCTCCGCCGAGATCCGCGGCGACGCGGTCACCAAGGCCGTGTCCGCGGTGTCGGCGGTGCCCGAGGTGCGCGACCTGCTCGTGGCCGCGCAACGCGACATCGCCGCGGACGCCCGCCGCATCGTGGTGGAGGGCCGCGACATCGGCACCGTGGTGCTGCCCGCCGCCGACGCCAAGATCTACCTGACCGCCTCGGCCGAGGCGCGCGCCGAACGGCGCAACCAGCAGAACATCCGCGAGGGCCGCGGCGACGACTACGCGGCCGTGCTCGCCGACGTGCAGCGGCGCGACACCCTCGACTCCACCCGCGCGGTGTCCCCGCTGCGTCCCGCCGCGGACGCGGTGCTGGTCGACACCAGCGAGCTGACCATGGACGAGGTCATCGACGAACTGTCGCGCGTGGTGGCACAACAGATTTCGACAGGAAGTGCACAATGA
- a CDS encoding pseudouridine synthase: protein MNTPARRDGTPDRRKHSAHSARSGAARAAGSRGARAAQRGGAPRGGAPWENDERGGPRRAPQGGTPRAGRSTGQGAARTGAQGTGRPAGHGAGRPAAQGTGRPGAPSASPPARKAKNPKPQRQAPVAPLLSNAKPARRQNVEPKHTDGPAKLPWGEGERLQKVLAKAGVASRRAAEEMIDQGRVEVDGVIVREQGLRIDPQTAVVRVDGVRVVVRDEQVYVALNKPKGWQSTMSDDLGRPCVGDIVAERIAAGQRLFHVGRLDADTEGLLLLTNDGDLAHRLMHPSFEVSKTYLATVHGEVHHKVIGKRLRDGIELEDGPAKVDRFQVLELGEGRSLVKIVLHEGRKHIVRRLLDAVGHPVTRLVRTHIGPVALGDQRPGTLRVLGRDEIGKLYEAVSL, encoded by the coding sequence ATGAATACGCCCGCTCGCCGAGATGGCACACCGGATCGTAGGAAACACAGCGCGCACTCCGCCAGGAGCGGGGCAGCGCGGGCCGCGGGATCGCGCGGCGCCAGGGCCGCCCAGCGCGGCGGCGCCCCCCGCGGTGGCGCACCGTGGGAGAACGACGAGCGCGGCGGGCCGCGCCGCGCACCCCAGGGCGGCACACCGCGCGCGGGCCGTTCCACCGGGCAGGGCGCGGCGCGCACCGGCGCCCAGGGGACGGGACGCCCGGCCGGCCACGGCGCGGGACGCCCGGCGGCGCAGGGCACCGGCCGACCCGGCGCACCGAGCGCATCGCCACCCGCCCGGAAGGCCAAGAATCCCAAGCCGCAACGGCAGGCTCCGGTCGCTCCGCTGCTGAGCAACGCCAAACCGGCCCGTCGCCAGAACGTCGAGCCCAAGCACACCGACGGCCCGGCGAAACTGCCGTGGGGTGAGGGCGAACGGCTGCAGAAGGTGCTCGCCAAGGCCGGTGTCGCCTCGCGTCGCGCCGCCGAGGAGATGATCGACCAGGGCCGCGTCGAGGTCGACGGCGTCATCGTGCGCGAGCAGGGCCTGCGCATCGACCCGCAGACCGCCGTGGTCCGCGTCGACGGTGTCCGCGTGGTGGTGCGCGACGAGCAGGTCTACGTCGCGCTGAACAAGCCGAAGGGCTGGCAGTCCACCATGTCCGACGATCTGGGCCGCCCGTGTGTCGGCGACATCGTCGCCGAGCGGATCGCGGCCGGGCAGCGCCTGTTCCACGTCGGGCGCCTCGACGCCGACACCGAGGGCCTGCTGCTGCTCACCAACGACGGCGATCTGGCGCACCGGCTGATGCACCCGTCCTTCGAGGTCTCCAAGACCTACCTGGCGACCGTGCACGGCGAAGTCCACCACAAGGTGATCGGCAAGCGGCTGCGCGACGGCATCGAGCTCGAGGACGGCCCCGCCAAGGTGGACCGCTTCCAGGTGCTCGAACTCGGCGAGGGCCGTTCGCTGGTCAAGATCGTGCTGCACGAGGGACGCAAGCACATCGTGCGCAGGTTGCTCGACGCGGTGGGCCACCCGGTGACCCGGCTGGTGCGCACCCACATCGGCCCGGTCGCGCTGGGCGACCAACGGCCCGGCACCCTGCGCGTGCTCGGCCGCGACGAAATCGGCAAACTCTACGAGGCGGTGTCGCTGTGA
- the scpB gene encoding SMC-Scp complex subunit ScpB: protein MSQPPNTAADVVSDLTPPVLDDAEFRSALEAMLLVVDAPAPVEQLAAALDDTTERVEATLRQMSAELTARGSGIDLRFVGDGWRFYTRTEYAPYVERVLLDGARTKLTRAALETLAVVAYRQPVTRNRVSAVRGVNVDGVMRTLLARGLIAEAGVDPETNGTLYRTTELFLERIGLASLSDLPPLAPLLPGVDLIDEINDSLETDPRYTRLRKPAESDLDLGTED, encoded by the coding sequence GTGAGCCAGCCACCGAACACCGCCGCGGACGTGGTGTCCGATCTCACCCCGCCGGTTCTCGACGACGCCGAATTCCGTTCGGCGCTCGAGGCGATGCTGCTCGTCGTGGACGCTCCGGCCCCGGTAGAGCAGCTGGCGGCGGCCCTGGACGACACCACCGAACGGGTCGAGGCGACGCTGCGGCAGATGTCGGCCGAACTCACCGCGCGGGGCAGCGGCATCGATCTGCGTTTCGTCGGCGACGGCTGGCGCTTCTATACTCGCACCGAGTACGCACCGTACGTGGAGCGCGTACTGCTCGACGGCGCCAGGACGAAACTGACCAGGGCGGCGTTGGAGACGCTGGCGGTCGTGGCATACCGCCAGCCGGTGACCAGGAACCGGGTGAGCGCGGTGCGCGGCGTGAACGTCGACGGCGTGATGCGCACGCTGCTCGCGCGCGGCCTGATCGCCGAAGCCGGGGTCGACCCGGAGACGAACGGCACGCTCTACCGCACCACCGAACTGTTCCTGGAGCGGATCGGGCTGGCGTCGTTGTCGGACCTGCCACCGCTGGCGCCCCTGCTCCCGGGCGTCGACCTGATCGACGAGATCAACGACAGCCTGGAAACCGATCCCCGGTACACCAGGCTGCGCAAACCCGCCGAGTCCGACCTGGACCTCGGCACCGAGGATTGA
- a CDS encoding segregation and condensation protein A yields MSAATDPAPPTVPDPHEPVPANAQAEGDGESGGESGGFRLKLANFEGPFDLLLTLISSRKLDVTEVALHQVTDEFIAYTKALTASMETTAGLRADKILDQTTEFLVVAATLLDLKAARLLPSGEMTDAEDLELLEARDLLFARLLQYRAFKQVAELLGELEAVALRRYPRAVGLEERFAGLLPEVTLGVDAAGFAEIAAAAFRPRPRPTVGLDHLHQHTVSVAEQAALVLEMLKARGPGGWTTFAELVADCEVPVQIVARFLALLELYRGKSIEFDQPDPLGPLAISWIGDPGEQDTTVTIEEDYG; encoded by the coding sequence GTGAGCGCGGCCACCGACCCCGCCCCGCCGACCGTCCCCGATCCGCACGAGCCCGTCCCGGCGAACGCGCAGGCCGAGGGCGACGGCGAATCCGGCGGCGAATCCGGCGGCTTCCGGCTCAAGCTCGCGAATTTCGAGGGCCCGTTCGACCTGCTGCTCACCCTCATCAGCTCGCGCAAGCTCGACGTCACCGAGGTGGCGTTGCACCAGGTCACCGACGAGTTCATCGCCTACACCAAGGCGCTCACCGCGAGCATGGAGACCACCGCGGGCCTGCGCGCGGACAAGATCCTGGACCAGACGACCGAATTCCTCGTGGTGGCCGCGACCCTGCTCGACCTCAAGGCCGCACGGCTGCTGCCGTCGGGGGAGATGACCGACGCCGAGGATCTGGAGTTGCTCGAGGCCCGCGACCTGCTGTTCGCCCGGCTGTTGCAGTACCGCGCGTTCAAGCAGGTGGCCGAGCTGCTCGGCGAGCTGGAGGCCGTGGCTCTGCGCCGCTACCCGCGCGCGGTGGGGCTGGAGGAGCGCTTCGCCGGATTGTTGCCCGAGGTTACCCTGGGAGTGGACGCGGCGGGCTTCGCCGAAATCGCGGCCGCGGCGTTCCGGCCTCGCCCCCGCCCCACGGTCGGACTGGATCACCTGCACCAGCACACGGTGTCGGTGGCCGAGCAGGCGGCGCTGGTGCTGGAGATGCTGAAGGCACGCGGGCCCGGCGGTTGGACCACCTTCGCCGAACTGGTCGCCGACTGCGAGGTGCCGGTGCAGATCGTGGCGCGTTTCCTCGCGCTGCTCGAGCTGTACCGGGGCAAGAGCATCGAGTTCGACCAGCCCGACCCGCTGGGTCCGCTGGCGATCAGCTGGATCGGCGATCCGGGCGAACAGGACACGACCGTGACGATCGAGGAGGACTACGGGTGA
- a CDS encoding ParA family protein: protein MWGGTAPPVPEDGELGPTGRPLRVVPDPPPLTSHGDALIVAMCNQKGGVGKTTSTINLGAALAEYGRRVLLVDLDPQGALSAGLGVAHHDLDLTVHNLLVGGRTSIDDVLMQTKVENMDLLPSNIDLSAAEIQLVNEVGREQTLGRALEPVRDRYDYILIDCQPSLGLLTVNALACSDGVIIPMECEYFSLRGLALLNDTVEKVRDRLNPRLSLYGIVVTMFDARLLHSRQVMARVVEVFGDLVYDTAIARTVRFPDASVAGEPITTWAPKSGGAEAYRAMAREVIHRSGR, encoded by the coding sequence CTGTGGGGCGGCACCGCCCCGCCCGTGCCCGAGGACGGCGAACTGGGTCCGACGGGCAGGCCGCTGCGGGTGGTCCCCGACCCGCCCCCGCTCACCTCGCACGGCGACGCGCTGATCGTCGCGATGTGCAACCAGAAGGGCGGCGTCGGCAAGACCACCTCCACCATCAATCTCGGCGCGGCCCTGGCCGAATACGGCCGCCGCGTGCTGCTGGTCGATCTCGACCCGCAGGGCGCGCTCTCGGCCGGGCTCGGCGTGGCCCACCACGACCTCGACCTGACCGTGCACAATCTGCTCGTCGGCGGGCGCACCTCGATCGACGACGTGCTGATGCAGACCAAGGTCGAGAACATGGACCTGCTGCCGAGCAACATCGACCTGTCGGCGGCGGAGATCCAGCTGGTCAACGAGGTCGGCCGCGAGCAGACGCTCGGCCGCGCGCTGGAACCGGTGCGCGACCGCTACGACTACATCCTCATCGACTGCCAGCCCTCGCTGGGTCTGCTCACCGTGAACGCGCTGGCCTGCTCGGACGGGGTCATCATCCCGATGGAGTGCGAGTACTTCTCGCTGCGCGGGCTCGCGCTGCTCAACGACACCGTGGAGAAGGTGCGCGACCGGCTGAATCCGCGGCTGAGCCTGTACGGCATCGTGGTCACCATGTTCGATGCCCGGCTGCTGCATTCGCGTCAGGTGATGGCGCGCGTCGTCGAAGTGTTCGGCGACCTCGTGTACGACACCGCGATCGCGCGCACCGTGCGGTTCCCCGACGCCAGCGTGGCGGGCGAGCCGATCACCACGTGGGCGCCGAAATCCGGTGGGGCCGAAGCGTATCGGGCGATGGCACGGGAAGTCATCCACCGGTCCGGCCGGTGA
- the xerD gene encoding site-specific tyrosine recombinase XerD — MLAREIDAYLDHLAVERGAARNTLGAYRRDLGRYRDFLTQRGIGGLEQVREADVAAFTVALRSGGGDHPPLAASSVARALIAVRGLHRFAAAEGMTSTDVAHAVKPPTPGRRLPKALPYDQVLRLLEAAGGGPAEDGDTAAVDGGPRGLRDRALLELLYSTGARISEMVGLDVDDLDTTERAVVLRGKGGKQRIVPIGRPALAAVDAYLVRGRPVLAAAGKGTGGALFLNVRGGRLSRQSAWQVLQTAAERAGIGAAVSPHTLRHSFATHLLDGGADVRVVQELLGHASVTTTQIYTLVTVSTLREVWATAHPRAR; from the coding sequence ATGCTCGCGCGCGAGATCGACGCCTACCTGGACCATCTCGCGGTGGAGCGCGGCGCGGCCCGCAACACCCTCGGCGCCTACCGGCGTGATCTGGGGCGCTACCGCGACTTCCTGACCCAGCGCGGGATCGGCGGGCTCGAACAGGTGCGGGAGGCCGACGTCGCGGCGTTCACCGTCGCGCTGCGGTCCGGCGGCGGCGATCATCCGCCGTTGGCGGCCAGCTCGGTGGCACGAGCGTTGATCGCGGTGCGCGGGCTGCACCGCTTCGCCGCCGCGGAGGGGATGACCAGCACCGACGTCGCGCATGCGGTGAAACCGCCCACCCCCGGCCGCCGGTTGCCCAAGGCGCTGCCCTACGACCAGGTGCTGCGGCTGCTCGAGGCCGCGGGCGGGGGACCGGCCGAGGACGGGGACACCGCCGCCGTGGACGGCGGCCCGCGCGGTCTGCGCGATCGGGCGTTGCTGGAACTGCTGTACTCCACCGGGGCGCGCATCTCGGAGATGGTCGGCCTCGACGTCGACGATCTCGACACCACCGAACGCGCGGTCGTGTTGCGCGGCAAGGGCGGCAAACAGCGCATCGTCCCGATCGGCCGTCCGGCGCTGGCCGCCGTGGACGCCTACCTGGTGCGCGGACGGCCGGTGCTGGCGGCCGCGGGCAAGGGCACCGGCGGCGCGCTGTTCCTCAACGTGCGGGGCGGGCGGCTGTCGCGGCAGAGCGCGTGGCAGGTGTTGCAGACCGCCGCCGAACGCGCGGGCATCGGCGCCGCCGTCTCCCCGCACACGCTGCGGCACTCCTTCGCCACCCACCTGCTCGACGGCGGTGCGGACGTGCGCGTGGTGCAGGAGCTGCTCGGCCACGCCTCGGTGACGACCACGCAGATCTATACCCTGGTCACCGTGAGCACACTGCGCGAGGTCTGGGCCACGGCCCATCCACGCGCCAGGTGA
- a CDS encoding NUDIX domain-containing protein: MSERDGGTGAPGSHDFETVASRTVYSGAIVALRLDQVAMPGGRVVEREVIEHHAAVAVAAVDDEDNVILIRQYRHPLGRRLLELPAGLLDIPGEDPLTAARRELAEETGLAAREWSVLVDVALSPGFTDEALRVYLARGLSATHRPDPELEEADIEVVRMPVAEAVRAALAGEIVNATAVAGVLALTAARANGTELRPGDAPWPDRPTTFLDRKAAQRAAD, translated from the coding sequence ATGAGCGAGCGTGACGGCGGGACCGGGGCACCGGGCAGCCACGATTTCGAGACCGTGGCCAGCCGGACGGTGTATTCCGGCGCGATCGTCGCGCTGCGCCTGGACCAGGTCGCCATGCCCGGCGGCCGGGTGGTCGAACGCGAGGTCATCGAACACCACGCGGCGGTCGCGGTCGCCGCGGTCGACGACGAGGACAACGTGATCCTCATCCGGCAGTACCGCCACCCGCTCGGGCGGCGGCTGCTGGAACTCCCCGCCGGGCTGCTCGACATCCCCGGCGAGGATCCGCTCACCGCCGCCCGGCGCGAGCTCGCCGAGGAGACCGGGCTGGCCGCGCGGGAGTGGTCGGTGCTGGTGGACGTGGCGCTCTCGCCGGGCTTCACCGACGAGGCACTGCGCGTCTACCTGGCCCGCGGGCTCAGCGCGACGCACCGTCCGGACCCCGAACTCGAGGAAGCCGACATCGAGGTGGTGCGCATGCCCGTGGCCGAGGCGGTGCGCGCGGCGCTGGCCGGAGAGATCGTCAACGCCACCGCGGTCGCCGGGGTGCTCGCGCTGACCGCGGCCCGCGCCAACGGCACCGAACTACGTCCCGGCGACGCGCCCTGGCCGGACCGGCCGACCACCTTCCTGGATCGCAAGGCAGCGCAGAGGGCCGCGGACTGA
- a CDS encoding CTP synthase — translation MGQTRIQARTATKHIFVSGGVASSLGKGLTASSLGQLLTARGLRVTMQKLDPYLNVDPGTMNPFQHGEVFVTEDGAETDLDVGHYERFLDRDLSRDANVTTGQIYSSVIAKERRGEYLGDTVQVIPHITDEIKNRILAMRGPDLQGQTPDVVITEIGGTVGDIESQPFLEAARQIRHDVGRDNVFFLHVSLVPYLAPSGELKTKPTQHSVAALRNIGIQPDALILRCDREVPQALKSKIALMCDVEVDACISTPDAPSIYDIPKVLHREGLDAYVVRRLGLPFRDVDWTVWGDLLDRVHSPREEVEVALVGKYVDLPDAYLSVTEALRAGGFASRAKVNIRWVASDECETAAGAAAALRDVDAILIPGGFGIRGIEGKVGAIHFARTRGIPLLGLCLGLQCVVIEAARSIGLTDANSTEFEPDTQHPVISTMADQKQAVAGEADLGGTMRLGAYPAVLEKGSVVARAYGSEQVSERHRHRYEVNNAYRDKIATSGLKFSGTSPDGLLVEFVELPAEVHPFFVATQAHPELKSRPTRPHPLFAALIAAALKYKLAERLPVDIPDDELASAEQGA, via the coding sequence GTGGGTCAAACACGGATTCAGGCGCGAACCGCCACGAAACACATCTTCGTCAGCGGTGGTGTCGCCTCCTCATTGGGCAAGGGCCTTACCGCCTCCAGCCTCGGTCAGCTGCTCACCGCGCGCGGACTGCGCGTCACCATGCAGAAACTCGACCCCTATCTGAACGTCGATCCCGGCACCATGAATCCGTTCCAGCACGGCGAGGTGTTCGTGACGGAAGACGGTGCCGAGACCGATCTCGACGTCGGCCACTACGAGCGATTCCTCGACCGTGACCTGTCGCGGGACGCGAACGTGACCACCGGGCAAATCTATTCCTCGGTCATCGCCAAGGAACGCCGCGGCGAATACCTGGGCGACACCGTCCAGGTCATCCCGCACATCACCGACGAGATCAAGAACCGCATCCTGGCCATGCGCGGCCCCGATCTACAGGGCCAGACGCCGGACGTGGTGATCACCGAGATCGGCGGCACGGTCGGCGACATCGAATCCCAGCCGTTCCTCGAGGCGGCCCGCCAGATCCGCCACGACGTCGGCCGCGACAACGTCTTCTTCCTGCACGTCTCGCTGGTGCCCTACCTGGCGCCCTCGGGCGAGCTCAAGACCAAGCCCACCCAGCACTCGGTGGCCGCGCTGCGCAACATCGGCATCCAGCCCGACGCGCTGATCCTGCGCTGCGACCGCGAGGTGCCGCAGGCGCTCAAGTCGAAGATCGCGCTGATGTGCGACGTCGAGGTGGACGCCTGCATCTCCACCCCGGACGCGCCGTCGATCTACGACATCCCGAAGGTGCTGCACCGCGAGGGCCTGGACGCCTACGTGGTGCGGCGGCTGGGGCTGCCCTTCCGCGACGTGGACTGGACCGTGTGGGGCGACCTGCTCGACCGTGTGCACTCCCCGCGCGAGGAGGTCGAGGTCGCGCTGGTCGGCAAGTACGTCGACCTGCCCGATGCCTACCTCTCGGTCACCGAGGCGCTGCGCGCCGGTGGCTTCGCCTCCCGGGCCAAGGTGAACATCCGCTGGGTGGCCTCCGACGAGTGCGAGACCGCGGCGGGCGCCGCGGCCGCGCTGCGCGATGTCGACGCGATCCTGATCCCCGGCGGCTTCGGCATCCGCGGCATCGAGGGCAAGGTCGGCGCCATCCACTTCGCCCGCACCCGCGGTATCCCGCTGCTCGGCCTGTGCCTCGGCCTGCAGTGCGTGGTGATCGAGGCGGCCCGCTCGATCGGGCTCACCGACGCCAACTCCACCGAGTTCGAGCCCGACACCCAGCACCCGGTGATCTCCACCATGGCCGATCAGAAGCAGGCCGTGGCCGGTGAGGCCGACCTGGGCGGCACCATGCGTCTGGGCGCCTACCCGGCGGTGCTGGAGAAGGGGTCGGTGGTCGCCCGCGCCTACGGCTCGGAGCAGGTCTCCGAACGGCACCGGCACCGCTACGAGGTGAACAACGCCTACCGCGACAAGATCGCCACCAGCGGGCTGAAGTTCAGTGGCACCTCCCCGGACGGGCTGCTGGTCGAGTTCGTGGAGCTGCCCGCCGAGGTGCACCCGTTCTTCGTCGCCACCCAGGCGCATCCGGAGCTGAAGAGCAGGCCGACCCGCCCGCATCCGCTGTTCGCCGCGCTGATCGCGGCCGCGCTGAAATATAAACTGGCCGAGCGGCTTCCGGTCGACATTCCGGACGACGAGTTGGCGAGCGCAGAACAGGGAGCGTGA
- a CDS encoding copper transporter, producing the protein MISLRQHAISIVAIFLALAIGVVLGSQTLAADLLSGLRADKTELARQVDDLGARNRALTDQVDAADRFIASSAGRILGGTLADRSVLVFTTPDADPADVEAVSTGLQTAGAAVAGRIALTDAFVDAAEGDRLRTAVTNTIPAGAQLRTGGVDQGSLAGDLLGMVLLLDPATGQPRSTPQELSLVLETLRGGGFLAYGDTPVQPAQLAVVVTGAGAQAAENARGANVARFAGALRGRGAGVVLAGRTGAADGQGALAIVRSDAALAAALTTVDNLDREIGRVTTVLGLTEQLGGGAGRYGTGPQAGSLTLAGLPG; encoded by the coding sequence ATGATCTCACTGCGCCAGCACGCCATCTCGATCGTGGCGATCTTCCTCGCGCTCGCGATCGGGGTGGTGCTCGGCTCGCAGACCCTGGCCGCCGATCTGCTCTCCGGCCTGCGCGCGGACAAGACCGAACTGGCTCGGCAGGTCGACGACCTCGGTGCCCGCAATCGCGCGCTCACCGACCAGGTCGACGCCGCCGACCGCTTCATCGCGAGCTCGGCCGGACGGATCCTCGGCGGCACCCTCGCCGACCGGTCGGTGCTCGTCTTCACCACGCCCGACGCCGACCCGGCCGACGTGGAGGCGGTGAGCACCGGCCTGCAGACCGCGGGCGCGGCGGTCGCCGGGCGGATCGCCCTGACCGACGCCTTCGTCGACGCGGCCGAGGGCGACCGGCTGCGGACCGCGGTGACCAACACCATCCCGGCGGGCGCGCAGCTGCGCACCGGCGGCGTCGACCAGGGCAGCCTGGCCGGTGACCTGCTGGGCATGGTGCTGCTGCTCGACCCCGCCACCGGACAGCCCCGATCGACGCCGCAGGAGCTGAGCCTGGTGCTCGAGACGCTGCGCGGCGGCGGGTTCCTCGCCTACGGTGACACGCCCGTGCAGCCGGCCCAGCTGGCCGTGGTCGTCACCGGTGCGGGCGCGCAGGCCGCCGAGAACGCCCGCGGCGCGAACGTGGCCCGCTTCGCCGGTGCCCTGCGCGGTCGCGGGGCGGGCGTCGTGCTGGCCGGGCGTACCGGCGCGGCCGACGGACAGGGCGCGCTCGCGATCGTCCGCTCCGATGCCGCGCTCGCCGCGGCGCTGACCACCGTGGACAATCTGGACCGGGAGATCGGCCGGGTCACCACCGTGCTGGGGCTGACCGAGCAGCTCGGCGGCGGCGCGGGCCGCTACGGCACGGGCCCGCAGGCCGGCTCGCTGACATTGGCCGGACTGCCCGGCTGA